The Parabacteroides sp. AD58 genome includes a window with the following:
- a CDS encoding efflux transporter outer membrane subunit — protein MKKCIYILVSMLLLSSCHIYRNYQRPEGLPVDSLYRNTPLSSDDSLTLGDIPWQEMFEDPLLQNLIQEGLENNTDMQVALLRVDQARSQLQAARLSFLPSLSLSPQGALTSTDGSKAVKTYELPVQASWEIDLFGRLRNAKQETQATLLQQEAYQQAVHADLVANIANSYYTLLLLDEQIRLTTSTLDVWKEQVRLLESKFKVGEETENAVTQARASLYELEASVTDLQKQLFETENALCTLLGTTSHHIERSSLEEQQLPETDNIGIPLRVLSKRPDVVQAEMVLASAYYSTNQARSAFYPNLTLSGSAGWTNSLGEVVSNPGGWILSAIASLTQPLFNQGKLISNLRVSKDEEQIALLNYKQALLDAGQEVNNALFATESARKSFDSHLKQCKELERTVTTSESLYKTGNATYLEMLTARQSLLNAQQNMVTDRFTLLQSTINLYNALGGGVD, from the coding sequence ATGAAAAAGTGTATCTATATATTAGTTAGTATGCTGCTTCTGAGCAGCTGCCATATCTACCGCAACTACCAGCGGCCGGAAGGATTGCCTGTAGACAGCCTTTACAGGAACACTCCTCTTTCCTCTGACGATTCTCTTACCTTGGGAGACATCCCATGGCAAGAGATGTTTGAAGATCCTCTGCTCCAGAACCTGATACAGGAGGGTCTAGAGAACAATACAGATATGCAGGTAGCCCTGCTGCGTGTTGATCAGGCCCGCTCGCAGTTGCAGGCAGCCCGATTGTCTTTTCTGCCGTCTCTTTCTCTGTCTCCTCAAGGAGCCCTGACAAGTACCGACGGTAGCAAAGCAGTCAAGACGTATGAATTACCGGTTCAGGCCAGTTGGGAAATTGATCTTTTCGGCCGCTTGCGAAATGCCAAGCAGGAAACCCAAGCCACGTTGTTGCAGCAAGAGGCTTATCAGCAGGCTGTCCACGCAGATTTGGTAGCCAACATCGCCAACAGTTACTATACATTATTATTACTCGATGAACAGATCCGACTGACAACATCCACCTTGGATGTCTGGAAAGAACAAGTCAGATTATTGGAATCGAAATTTAAAGTAGGCGAAGAAACAGAAAATGCCGTAACCCAGGCAAGGGCCAGTCTGTATGAATTAGAAGCATCGGTGACAGACTTACAAAAGCAATTGTTTGAGACAGAAAATGCCCTATGTACCCTGCTCGGAACGACTTCCCACCATATTGAACGGAGTTCGCTGGAAGAACAACAGCTCCCGGAAACTGACAACATCGGTATTCCGTTGCGTGTATTATCCAAACGCCCGGATGTAGTACAAGCTGAAATGGTCTTAGCCAGTGCCTATTACAGCACCAATCAGGCCAGATCAGCATTCTATCCTAACTTAACCCTTTCCGGAAGCGCGGGATGGACCAATTCGTTAGGAGAAGTGGTAAGCAATCCGGGAGGATGGATTCTCTCAGCCATAGCATCACTGACGCAACCGTTATTCAATCAGGGGAAACTTATCTCTAATCTGCGTGTGTCGAAAGACGAAGAACAGATCGCCCTGCTCAACTACAAACAGGCGCTCCTGGATGCAGGTCAAGAAGTGAACAACGCGTTGTTTGCAACAGAATCTGCCCGAAAAAGCTTTGACAGTCACCTCAAACAATGTAAGGAACTGGAACGGACAGTAACTACCTCTGAGTCTTTATACAAGACCGGCAATGCGACTTACCTGGAAATGCTGACTGCCCGGCAGTCATTGCTCAATGCTCAGCAGAACATGGTAACCGATCGCTTTACGCTCTTGCAATCTACAATTAATCTATACAATGCATTAGGTGGCGGTGTTGACTAA